AAATGATAGAAAATGTGTATTATTTTCAGGATCTCTAAATTTGTGAAACAAGAATGCTCAACTTTTGGATAGACAAATAAGATGCTCCATCTAGTTTCGATAACCTGAATGGTCGTGAGAACTATGTAGAACTGACTGATAGGAAGTTTCTGTTGCATTTTGCCGGCATACTTGATATGGCAAACTGCTCATGCATTTAGCCAGTGTTCATGGTCGTGTCATCTCCTGACCTCCTCTTAATGAACCTCCTGACCTGCTCCTCCTAATCATTGTCACGAATATCATTATCGAGTATTAATGAGCGAGAAAGTTTTGGGAactaaaacatttaaaaaatgtaaacacatatgaaaaataatggaaaaattatgaaaaaaatgtttttctactaattttctcataaaaacataaataaagttCCAAAATCACTTAATGAAATGTTAAATGAAactccaaaaatttaaaaaatatttttatgttaCAAAAATATCCCAGTAAAAATCATGATAGTTTCATTTTTATCGtagtttcaaaatatcatgattgtttcatattttctgttatattcaattttctgtttttaacgttatattttgattaaaaatatgCTGATGATTTCAACAATTCTTTGAAGTTTAAATATATCTGGCACTTCTTTTTGATCAAGTTGGATACGTTGGAATATGATTCTCTTTTCCATGTTAGTGCATCTCAGATGCTGTGTGACAGCCTTTAATTGCTGGCATTTCTATGTTACCATTTGAAGCATCTATTTCACATGGAGACTTCAGTCAGAACCTTGTAAAAGTTTTTGCTCTGTTTTACTCACATATGACCTATGCATCCTAGTTGATTACTCCTGAAGGGCACAAGAGTCATTCTTCATTCAGGTGGAGTTATACTATAACAACCCAACCTACTCTTGGGCTCGGGCTCCTGGTTTGACGGATCTCAACCCGCCTCCTAGTAATTTTGTCTTCATCTTTAAAAAGGCTAGGAatcaggacaatcatctcattaatgacctccctttataagtttttgaagatccctcacaatcttcaatacaggactaaactgCTGGGGTGTTACATATATTGCCTTATTATGCTCGTCTGAGCTCTCTGTAATGTgaaatatatatgacatttgCTTGGTCTGAATCTAGAAATAAGATACAGAAAAGACGTATCCCCCTTAAGCAGAGTAATCAAAGACTGTACCTGACCGCACTTATGGTGCATGCTATAAGAGATGATGTTGAGAAGGAACTTGTATCGATCTTGTAGTTATGAAAGGAAATTCCATGATGCTCTCTACTCTTCACTGACCTTCACCCAGCTCCAACTTGTATGAGGTTTACAAAGGTCCTGCTGCCCATGATATTCATAGCCACAAGAAAAGAAGGTTCGCTCCTTCAAAGCGTTAATACTGCTCCTTCAAGAAGGCTGGCGTCCATGATCTTTCGAAGCATAAAGCTTGGAGAATGGTCTCGGTTATCAAGATAACGTTATGAAAAAGAGTTGATTCTCTTAAAAGTCATTTTCATCTCGTGTCATAAAAATGTTGCTATCTTTTTAATATGTCGGCTGCAAGATATGAGCAAGGAACGTCCAAAACAACCAGTCTGTATGATCATCTCTCCTACATTTCGTAATGACTTCACTCAAAACTTGCTTGAGCGTCAGATTTTACAGGATTTCAGATTTCCTTGTAATATGTATAATAAAAGGCTGTAATTACATATATACGGTTGAATTGCCCGAAtcatagattaaaaaaaaaagatttataaTTTAGATTTGACAAGAGTTCCAATGGTGTCGAAAACAACAGTTGTAGTGTCTCTCACCAAATAATGGGTATTTCAACCGGTCAGGTTGGGTGGTATGTATTAAGAATGTTTTCAGTTAAAGGATGCTATCTTGCTGGTATTGTTGAGCATTCTAATGTTCATGGACCattgtatacatatattcaaGGAGGGGACAGTCGACCATCGAGATCCTGGGATATATTGATGTGAATGAATTGGATATATCTGATTATCGATCTGATTTCAGATCTAAAATCAGATCTATTTAGACGTATCTGATAGAAAAGAATTGGACCCACTTGGTACTCTTGTACCCGGATTCGTTAAGCAGTTAACcaaccaaaattcaaatctcTAATATCTGACTGGAATCTGATAAAGATCTGACCCGCTTTCATCTGAGCACCATAATCATTTAAGTCCAAATGGGTAAAAGTTAGATACGACCAGTGCTACCTTTTCACCGTCACTGGTCAAGTGCTGCAGCCATGAACGGACAAAATAATGCAGTAAGGAgatacagagagaaagagagagtgtgcgTGTTCGCCATGAGGGCAAAGATAGCACGTGACGAAGGTCTCTGCTTTTACTCGAAAAGGGGGAGCGAAGGACCATTTGGCAATGCCAAAGTTATTCTTGAAAGGTGAAAACAGGAGGAGATCAGAGAAAGAGGGGATGCGAGTTCCGTCCACCATTATGAGAAAGATGGCGACCGGCGacctttcttctcctcctccctccttttctGCAGAAACAGCCAGTTTTTTCACTCACTGCACCCTCTTTTtcccctccttccccttctttccACCACCCACTCCCCTTTTTCTCCGttttcaagaagaaaacaacCATCTGATCACAGAAGAGAGCGGCCAAAAAAGGGCGCTGAAAAGGACACGGTTTTGTGCGTTTTATTCCTGCGATTCCGCTCTCCACTCCCACTTTTCTTTCTGCTTTCTCCCACTGTTCTTCTGCAATTCATTAAATAGCGATCACTGTTGGTGTGTCCCTTGTTCAAGAAGCAGCAGGATAAGCAGCGGTTGAAGTGGGAACCAGCAGGTGGGCAGGGAAGATAAAGGCTGAAGATCCACTCAAAAGTCCATTCAAACTTTTTTGAACGCCCGCTTTCCTGTTTGTCCGGCGCATTTTTGGTAAAATTTTCCGTCTGTTTCCGACGATCGCTGCTTATTATAATGATTTCGGTTGGCGCTTCCGCTTGTCTCTGGCTTTCGTTCCCGTTGCCTTTGGCTGCTACTCTATGGTCAATCCTGACATGGAAGCGTTTTCAGGGTGTTGGGGGATTCGATGATTTTCTTGGCAGATCTCTTTCAGTTTTTCCTTCACTTTTTATTTATGTCTATGAACGGCCACGTTGACGCTGTTGGACAAGGGAGCTTGAAgctaaattttcaatttttatgcaccttttcaaatttatgaaactCATAAGGGGCATATATGAAGTTGTTGTTTATTGTtattaatttcaatttttctgaATATAAattggtttttcatttattggCTGACAAAAAAGGAAAGTGCCAAAAACGCTGCTGTTGTTGATATAAGCGTTGTCTGAAACACACGGGATGTGATCCAAGATCCCTTTTATGTGAGACAGAACTACCCAGGATAAAAATATCCGATTTTTcaactatataaaaaaaaagagattttgaGATCCTTGATTTATTTATGGCCAAAACCTTAGATTTGAGGTTCGGATCGATACAAGGTCCGACCTTAAGTTCATAGATCTGAAATTCTCATTGATCACAACTCACTCTGGATTCTCAAATCCGAAGCTATCAAATACCCTTGCGTTTGATagaaaaaggtgtgttttgagaAAAGATCTCAGCAAGactgattttaaattcatgttatatgttaaaaacTATTGGCTTGAGGTCAGATAGAAGGGTGGTCTTATCATAAATTCATGAATTTGAGATCATAGGATCTAATATCACTgcagatctcagatccatggttattattgttattattttttcagaAGCCAGTCTTTTTTGTTGTTGACATATTGTTAATGCACGGGTATTGGAACCgtatcattttgaaaaattacttaagttttattaaaattgaaatatttattattattttgagaAGGCCATTAATTAAAACGATTTGATAATTAATTCAACCCCTATACCCAATGTTGTGAAACTCAATTGGTGAATAGGataggttttaaaaaaattcagagaAGTGGAGCCAGGATGAGTTTAAACAGGATATATCCAACTAAAACCatatttttagtaaaaaaaatatgaaaaaaataaatggactTTAAATCAGACAATATATCAAACTGAAAATGGTCTTGATTCAATGTAAACAGATCTTAAGATGATTCAGATGCAATGCAAACTCACAAatcccctaaaaaaaaaaactattaactCTTGACCTTTTAAAAACTTGCCTTGTTGACACGTTTATTCACAACTCACATGATTGATCACATTAAGATTAATACCATTTAATACACGCGAGTGGTCATAACTTCATATTTAGTAGTGTTCATATTTTAGAAGACTCATTActacaacattaaaaaaaaaaaacaaaataatttttatatcGCTTGTATAGCTCGATACATGCCGATGCACATCCGAATGGATAACACATTTCATGAATCCTGACAGGGGCCGAACGCATTAATGTTGTAAAAATGCTCATAATAATATTTGATAAGTTCAAATGGGTCCGCCATATTTATCAGGACCGGCGGTTCGGACGCAAAAATCTGACAGGGTCTTCACCATTTAATAACTAATCAGTCACATAAACGGAATCTATCATTAACTACTCAAGCCTCTATCTTCCTGCATTCAAGGGCCAATCAATTTCTGATATTGTGGCAGGTTAGGAAGATCATTGACATTTATGCAATAATTGATGGACTAAgacaattataaaaataatatatgtgGGCAGACTTTGGCACATTTGAATTATAAGGAGGGCGCGCAAACTGCAACTCACCGGCAGCAGCCTGAGTTGCTAACCATGACCTATGGTGCTCTAAACAACATACTGTGGATCCCCTTGAAAACAGTAATTAGAAACTAAATGAAGAATATGAATTaagtttttattaataatatattaatGCATCCATGGATATATGTGAGATACATAGATTAGTCCGTCTGTAAAATCTCTTTATTACTAACAGTTTCTTTTTGGTCCGTCAGTAATAAGTCGCTTTTTTGTAGTGTTTATGCTCAGAAACATGCCTCAAAGTGATACTAAATTGTTCATCTTTTGGGTGGTGAAGGTCTTAAGTCTAACCTCTTCTTCACCACTTCCTTTTCAACCAAGGGtcgagctagaaatttttcatgagatcaaattaaagtttttaaattttgacaagggccgaaatcatttttcaaaatttttatataggacaaataaaaatttacatgtatttttttttgtaaattgaggtggggccagagCCTATGCGGCCCCTCTTGGCTCCGGCCCTGCATCTGATCCTACTTGAAGAAATCAAGCAGTTCCAAACCTTTTCCATTCTTCTAGAACATAAAATAACAACTTTAGGTGGTCTAGGTTAACCCTTTTATACATTTCAAGAGTGTAAAACCTTCATATGAATACTTTCTTGACATTGAGACACATTTGATGGATCGGATAAAAGGAGTCATTTGAAAGGAAGAACACTTTGTGGGTAGTCAATAAATTTGTCCTGAATATTGAAatagattcatcaaacactaGAATCATTATTCCATGGAACAGTCTTAGAGAGTTCATGATGCCAAATGACCCATCTTGGATTCAGTATGtataaaataagaaggaaagTAAGACCCTTGATGTTTGACTTTTCTCCCCTCATTTTAACATAAAAGAACATGAAGAATCAATGACCTCATTTTAATCTAAAGAGAGTTTTCCTTTAAAAGAAATGCCATTCAAGCACTAAACACACCTTGAAATGGTGTCCTGATgataagaacattgtgttctttggaAGGAACACATTATCAGAAAACTTCACGCTCTTCGGTTTAGGAAATAATAATGTTATTTATAAATCCAACGACCAAATACTGCAGATAATCACATGGCTCATGAAACATAATATTTCTGTTTCTAAAGCATATGTTACATGAACACAGTATTTTTTCTTACCCACCGCCTTCTTAGATGGCTCTCTTGGGCAGAGGAACTTAGAGCTCTATCTTATGATGAAGTTTGAATTCATTAATACTTAGTTAAGTACAAAATTCCTTGGTCGGTCTattagcggagccagaaattttggctaGAGAGAGCACTAATTCATTAACTTAATTATTTTAGGAGCATTTATGTatataaacaattaaatttatcaaaacattaacataaattaaacaaaacattaacataaattAAACAAACTTGATGAGCACCATAGTTGTTGGGttgcaactttttctttttatcattggCAATGGTTAATTATTAATGCAGATATGAGTTCGTAACGTGTTCAGAAATAGGAGCTAGGGCTTGAGCAATGCACGTTATATGTTATGGTCCATAACAGGAGACAATGTGTTATGCTTCAGAAATGGCCAAAACGGCAGCCATGCGATCAGTAgaacatgttatatgttatggcTCCTAACAAGGGACTATGTGTTGTGGTCaagaaataactaaaatacTCCTGCTAGTTAAATGAAAGACCCTTTCTATacaatggcggagccagaaaatttttatgGCGAAGTCAGAAAAGAATGAGTGGTTGCAGGATACTCACTCAAGTATGGTTGTGGGCACCACATGCGGTTGGACCTAGCTGAACCTATGTCCAGCTTAATTACAATATAAGATTTGAGGGGGCgagtgtgggcagtggcccacgcCAGTCACACAGTAGCTCACTACTGCTTCTATAAGCGCAAAAGTATATGAGTAACAAAATACATAAATGCCCCTCATTGTGGCGCATGGTTTTCCGTGTTAGGCACATAGCGCAGAAAtacctccaaaaaaaaatgtacatattattGATCTTGTTTAGCTGCTTAACGTATAGCTTCGCCTCATTGCATTTGGTGTTCGTCGTGAATCATTGTTATTTAGATGGCTAAATAAGAGAAAGTTGAAATTTAAGCTTCTTCCTTATTAGCCACTTGAAAGCCGTGCAACGAATGCCTACGCTACAAATGGTGCAAGTACCGGACATCATCACATGAGAGTTCTTTAATGCTGCTACTATTAAACATTCAAACATTATTCAATTCActgaaaattgaaagaaattaaagCTCAAACATTCGGTGGCGTAACAAAATACGCCTGAGTTTCCCTTTTTCCGTTTATATGTTTAAATTGCATACAAAATATCAGCACAATTGGTGAAAACTAAGTGTTTTTGTCATGCCACCAAAAGTTAGAAACTGTATATTtgtgaaaaatttcaaaagacatttatttttcttgctaatGTATCACATGGTGAACGCATGGTATTAAGACAAGTAAGCTGCTGAGAAATGTATCGGCTCATTCTTAGGATGTAAATATATCTGGTTTGGATCGAATGTTCAACTAAACTGTTCCAAAAAAATCTGATACACAagcaattttaaataaatatcctatatcctatgatcttatattttgaaaattagtcatGCTCGGTTCATAATTAGGATTCTGAAACgtaaaaatcatatttagattgtaaaaccggatttgaaatttttagatcagatttagattgtaaaatcagatttgagattcagattcaaatatagccttttttttatttatattgaaattcaaattcaaatatgaaaatgtgaATATCCAAACATGCAGATACCATTAAAGATATATCCAATTCATACTTAACCCATTGACATTCATACCTACTTTTCTCAATACAACTAGAGctgtgtttgattgcctttttttttttcctttttcaggtgcACAACTTCAACGGCAAAAAGCTCCATGATTTTCAATCCAAAGTAGTTAAGCCTGTCAGCCGATTCAAAAAAAACCTAAGACTTAAATGTTAACGGGGAGAAGATATGGAGATAAATTTTTATCCAGGATTTCTCACTCACGTTTGAATAGGACATCTGGTATATCCCCGGGAATCAAGGAAAGCCGGAAGGACGATGACCCTACCTAACTCTACCAGTGAGGGGAATTGGAGAATGACCTCGAGAGGGGAGCTAGCGCCTCCTGCCCTCAAATACCGAGGCCCCTCCATTTTCCACCATGTAGACTGAAGCACCCACCACACATCACCGTCAGCCCCAACCTCAGCTTCAAAAGATACGCTAATAAATGCGTTTCCGGAAGGTGGCATCTCCGTTTCCGTTCAAATCTCCTCTTTCGAGGCCTATAGATTGAAGACACCACCAGGGGAGATTTAAAAAAGGATACAATAACAGAGAAATTTGGTCTTCTCTCTACCAGCAGTAGATCCCAAGGagcatctctctctcacacacacagagtGTTTACTTCCTTCGATCTGTGATACTCCCTCGCTGTTGTCCTCTCAGATACCTTCATTGTTcccgagagggagagaaagagatgtgGTGGAGCAGCGGCAGCAGCAGCCGGTCTATAaggaaggagagaagggagGGTGGCATCGTTAGCTGCATGAGCGGTATGTTGCAGCTTTTTGATTTCCATCTACGAGGAGCCATCGACTGTACGGGTAGCTCATCCTCCCAGGTCTCCGCTCCCTCTCAGCTGGACGATCTCGCTCTCTGCTGCACGGCCGGTACGCAACCACCGCCcttcaatctctctttctctctctgttgaCCGTTTTTCTGAGCTGCCATGAAGGCTCAGGTGACGGAAAATGGTGAATTTATGCAGGGATCGAAGCACCAAGGAACAGCCTCGAGGTCCTCCTGCCTGTTGCCAACTCCGGCTTACTGCCGCAGCACCGGAACCGGCGCCACCAACTTGGCCATGGTGATGAAATTGATGACATTCCCGTGAGTGAGACGCGCTCCCCACTTCTTCTAACTCTTTCTGTCGATTAGTTCTCAGCTTTTCCGCAGACTGCAAATGCTTCTTATCCGATTCTCATTATCAGTATAATGAACATGTTTTTGTCTGGAGTTTAGCTGTACAAGTACTGTTGATTTGGTTTCTTTTGTGGTAATCTGCTTTTTGTTTGACTCTGTCTTTTCTCTGTAGATGGCTTTTGAGATTTTTACTCGCTCTGAATCTGGGAGGGACTGGACATACCCAGATAGGAGACGAAAGAGAAGCGTCGTTGCACGTTTGATGGGTCTCGATATCTTGCCGGATAATGCTGAAAATGGACAAGGCatgagaagaggaggaggagaaggaagaagaaagaattgtCTTCCTGCCAAGCCTGCAAAGGATTGTAGCCGTGGAAATGGGGACGTCAAGTTCCAACGTCCTAAAGAAACAAAGCTCAAAGAAAGAAACCGCGAGATTCGACTTGTGGAGAGGACGGTTCGGCAAGAGCCCCTGCCCTCGTGCTCCCGTTCCTTGCCGGGGAGCCCCCGGATTTCGTCGGCGAGGCGGTCGGACGTCGAACACCGCCTCTCGCTCCAAATCCAGAAGGAAAACATTCCTCCGTTGGTGAACGTCAATAACTTGGATGGTTCCTCCTTAGGCTCTCTTCTTCGcgcttcctcctcctccgccttgAATTCAGAGACAAGGAAGACGAGTCCGAGGTTGGTCCTGTCGTCGAACTCGCCTCGCGTTGGAAAGACGAGAGAAGAGAAGGGGCAGCCGAAGCTTTCCAGCACCCCACCATGCTCACCTAGGCTCAAGTGCAGAGGTGATCAAGAAAGCACCACCATCACCTCCACCACGACCACCATCTCCGCCGCTGCCGCCACTACCACCACTCCAAAACCGAGCTTACCAAGGAACAAACGGACCTACCCACCACAATCCACCGAGCCAAGCTCAAAGGCCAACGGACCAGGCTCTAGATTGAACAACTCCATTAACGGGAAGCCCAAGTCTGAGGGCCCCTCCTTGCTGAGAGAGAGAAGCGACACCATGGCAAGAGTGCAGAAGAAGGACAGAGCGCCTAGTCCTCGGATAAGGGAGAGCTACGTCAAGGTCCCAGACCGGTCTAATGGTGATGCCATGAAGAAAGGGCAGAGGCCCATCTGTGAGCATGCCCTTCTCAAGGCCCATTCTGTCATTCCTGCGACCAAGGACTCCCCAAGACAGACCCGTACAAGCCCTGCCTCCGGGATCTCTCCACTTCCAGTATGTGCCAATTTGGTAGAAATTCCTCTTTTCACCTAATTATTTAGAAAAGATTGCTCatatcttcttctttatttgtcatttcttactgaatttttgtctttttctgttatttagtccattttctgttttgtttaattttactACATGGCTTTGAAATTTATGTAATTACATGTGATTTTCATCAGCGATCCCGCCGGAAGACAGTTGCAGCACCCGGTGATATTCGACAAGATGGTTCTGTTGCTACTGACCTCTGCaataatcttcatcatcatcgtcacgaTGACAAAGAAGAATGCATGGACCCAGCACCTTCCTATTCCTGCGCTAACCCTCACATCCAcgactcaccatcatcatcgtCGTCGTCATTATCATCATTTTTATCTTCGTCGGCATCAACCTCAACCGCATCATCATCCGGTTCATCTTCCTCGCCGTTCcccaaagaaaaagatgaagccTTCTTCTTGGTATATCCATATATCAGGGCAATATTCGAGTTGATGGGAGTCAGAAGCAACAGCAAAGTTTGGCTCTTGAATTGGCACTCCCCTTCTCATCCCTTAAATCCCGCCATCTTGACGCAG
This window of the Nymphaea colorata isolate Beijing-Zhang1983 chromosome 2, ASM883128v2, whole genome shotgun sequence genome carries:
- the LOC116247264 gene encoding uncharacterized protein LOC116247264 isoform X2, producing MWWSSGSSSRSIRKERREGGIVSCMSGMLQLFDFHLRGAIDCTGSSSSQVSAPSQLDDLALCCTAGIEAPRNSLEVLLPVANSGLLPQHRNRRHQLGHGDEIDDIPMAFEIFTRSESGRDWTYPDRRRKRSVVARLMGLDILPDNAENGQGMRRGGGEGRRKNCLPAKPAKDCSRGNGDVKFQRPKETKLKERNREIRLVERTVRQEPLPSCSRSLPGSPRISSARRSDVEHRLSLQIQKENIPPLVNVNNLDGSSLGSLLRASSSSALNSETRKTSPRLVLSSNSPRVGKTREEKGQPKLSSTPPCSPRLKCRGDQESTTITSTTTTISAAAATTTTPKPSLPRNKRTYPPQSTEPSSKANGPGSRLNNSINGKPKSEGPSLLRERSDTMARVQKKDRAPSPRIRESYVKVPDRSNGDAMKKGQRPICEHALLKAHSVIPATKDSPRQTRTSPASGISPLPRSRRKTVAAPGDIRQDGSVATDLCNNLHHHRHDDKEECMDPAPSYSCANPHIHDSPSSSSSSLSSFLSSSASTSTASSSGSSSSPFPKEKDEAFFLVYPYIRAIFELMGVRSNSKVWLLNWHSPSHPLNPAILTQLDVFHHRRHDDDDGSMDGRMSNTRSNRKLIFHLVDELLRERLKLHLGMAPWMKTMMTVVKSPAQGSSMKVATGRRLLEAVWADVRGIPSADCKIVHDVDMLVANDVLTGHHSCPINDSSTEAFAEAVLFRVGQDISDELVAEAVADFLPTAPRSNPQDPCGNMIR
- the LOC116247264 gene encoding uncharacterized protein LOC116247264 isoform X1 is translated as MWWSSGSSSRSIRKERREGGIVSCMSGMLQLFDFHLRGAIDCTGSSSSQVSAPSQLDDLALCCTAGIEAPRNSLEVLLPVANSGLLPQHRNRRHQLGHGDEIDDIPMAFEIFTRSESGRDWTYPDRRRKRSVVARLMGLDILPDNAENGQGMRRGGGEGRRKNCLPAKPAKDCSRGNGDVKFQRPKETKLKERNREIRLVERTVRQEPLPSCSRSLPGSPRISSARRSDVEHRLSLQIQKENIPPLVNVNNLDGSSLGSLLRASSSSALNSETRKTSPRLVLSSNSPRVGKTREEKGQPKLSSTPPCSPRLKCRGDQESTTITSTTTTISAAAATTTTPKPSLPRNKRTYPPQSTEPSSKANGPGSRLNNSINGKPKSEGPSLLRERSDTMARVQKKDRAPSPRIRESYVKVPDRSNGDAMKKGQRPICEHALLKAHSVIPATKDSPRQTRTSPASGISPLPVCANLRSRRKTVAAPGDIRQDGSVATDLCNNLHHHRHDDKEECMDPAPSYSCANPHIHDSPSSSSSSLSSFLSSSASTSTASSSGSSSSPFPKEKDEAFFLVYPYIRAIFELMGVRSNSKVWLLNWHSPSHPLNPAILTQLDVFHHRRHDDDDGSMDGRMSNTRSNRKLIFHLVDELLRERLKLHLGMAPWMKTMMTVVKSPAQGSSMKVATGRRLLEAVWADVRGIPSADCKIVHDVDMLVANDVLTGHHSCPINDSSTEAFAEAVLFRVGQDISDELVAEAVADFLPTAPRSNPQDPCGNMIR